Part of the Bacteroidales bacterium genome, TGGTTTTATCAGTTATGACGACAGGCAGGGGAACATGCAGGCTGTTGTAAAAGGATTTGACTTTCTCATGAAAGGGAACCTGGCCAGTGATTTCACTTCCATTGTCATCAAAACATCAGCCGATGCCGTTACTTTTATAATGGATAAAATTCCTTACCTCAGCAAGGCCAGGCTATCTGCGCATTTTGACGTCGATGCCGATATGGTGAAATCGCTGTTTACCCTTAAAGACAATGCATTTTCGCTGAACGAACTCACGTTGGGCTGGGAAGGAACAGTAGGTCTTGCCGGCGATTCAATCCTCACTGATGTGAAGTTCGCGACAAAAAAGACCGATTTCAGATCCATTCTTTCCCTTGTGCCTGCTGTTTATACCCGCGATTTTGCCTCGGTGCAGACCTCCGGCCAGTTTCAGCTCGACGGCCAGCTTAAAGGGGTTTACTACGATACCATCCTGCCCTCGGCCATGCTGAACCTTGAAGTGACCAACGGCCGGTTTCGCTACCCCGATCTGCCTGCTTCTGTTGAAAATATCCAGATCAATACCCATGTTGATTTTCATGGCGAAAATATGGATCTGACAACGGTGGAGGTTAAGAAATTCCACCTTGAACTTGCCGGAAATCCGCTTGATATCAGCTTACACGTCGCCCGGCCGATTTCTGATCCGATGGTGGACGGACTCTTTAAAGGGGTAATTGACCTTGGAAAGATTCAGTCTGTTATTCCCCTTGATTCGACTACCCTTGCCGGTATCATTACTTCGGATGTTTCCTTTGGCGGAACAATGTCCATGCTGGAAAAAGAACAATATGAGCAGTTCAAAGCCGATGGTAATGTGGCGGTGAACAGACTGACGTATAAAAGTCCTGATCTGCCGCAGGGCCTCACCGTTAAAAATGCGGAATTGCTCTTTTCTCCCCGCTACCTCGACCTGAAATCATTCAATCTGCTCATCGGAAGAAGCGATATGCAGCTCTCGGGAAAAATAACCGATTTTCTGCCCTATGTTTTCAGTAATAAGACCATCAAAGGCAATTTTGTTCTAACTTCCGGCCTCCTTGATGCCAACGAGTTTATGACCGGATCGGCCCCTGCTGATACCGTGACCGATACCACGCAAATGACATTGTTTGAAGTTCCGAAAAATATTGATTTTGCTCTCAATTCAAACCTCAAAAAGGTATTGTATGATAAACTGGAAATTTCTGATATCAAGGGATTAATTGAACTGAAAAACGGGGCGGCCAAACTTACCAATCTGTCCATGAACCTCCTGCAGGGCAGTATGCAGATGAACGGCGAATACAATACAAGCAATCTTGCAAAACCATTTATTGACTTCAACTTGAAAATCAATGATATAGATATTCCTTCTTCTTTTGATGCCTTTTCGATGGTTGCACGCTTTGCTCCTGTGGCAAAGAATGCGAAAGGGAAAGTCTCGGCCGGCATATCTCTCTGGAGCCAGCTCGATCAGCATATGAGTCCTGTTTTACCTACTGTATCAGGTTCAGGTACTCTCAGTTCCAGATCGGTTGAAATCGGCAATTCCAGGGTTTTTGAAAAACTGGCCGATGCTTTGAAAAACGACAAATTCCGGCAGATTGCCTTAAAAGATGTCAACATTGGTT contains:
- a CDS encoding AsmA family protein, translated to MKKVLKIFAIVIFALLVLMIVIPLAFHKPIMNKAREEINKTLKARVDFDLRLSLIKGFPDLFVELRNLTVTGIDQFEGDTLIAFRSFGVKVNLISAIRMKDIDIKSVILDKPYIHAIVLEDGKANWDIMKDTTTAVPVDTTPSEPVHFSARLRKLQINDGFISYDDRQGNMQAVVKGFDFLMKGNLASDFTSIVIKTSADAVTFIMDKIPYLSKARLSAHFDVDADMVKSLFTLKDNAFSLNELTLGWEGTVGLAGDSILTDVKFATKKTDFRSILSLVPAVYTRDFASVQTSGQFQLDGQLKGVYYDTILPSAMLNLEVTNGRFRYPDLPASVENIQINTHVDFHGENMDLTTVEVKKFHLELAGNPLDISLHVARPISDPMVDGLFKGVIDLGKIQSVIPLDSTTLAGIITSDVSFGGTMSMLEKEQYEQFKADGNVAVNRLTYKSPDLPQGLTVKNAELLFSPRYLDLKSFNLLIGRSDMQLSGKITDFLPYVFSNKTIKGNFVLTSGLLDANEFMTGSAPADTVTDTTQMTLFEVPKNIDFALNSNLKKVLYDKLEISDIKGLIELKNGAAKLTNLSMNLLQGSMQMNGEYNTSNLAKPFIDFNLKINDIDIPSSFDAFSMVARFAPVAKNAKGKVSAGISLWSQLDQHMSPVLPTVSGSGTLSSRSVEIGNSRVFEKLADALKNDKFRQIALKDVNIGFDIKDGRVYVKPFTTKMGNTSLTIAGDQGLDQTLNYTMALTLPRTEIGSSVMNSLTSAAAAKGIAIKPSETINVKVKVGGTFADPKVQPDLAGSGENVVSAVKEQVKEKVNQAVEEKKEAVKAEVSKKADELVAKAEAEAQQIRDAARKAADLERQKANELAEKTLKEAEGKPLAMPLAKKTAEKIRKEGEEKAQKIIKEADQKADAIVEKARSEADKLKQ